A region from the Canis aureus isolate CA01 chromosome 10, VMU_Caureus_v.1.0, whole genome shotgun sequence genome encodes:
- the LOC144321824 gene encoding immunity-related GTPase family M protein 1-like, translated as MQKILPRQTHRSESSYTAVRVGGSKKNQRKVFLRDPNKTREDSPRGYWEACPELHSDLSMKSSLETCEVTPLLSDVTQPTHSLHTPLLTSSNYDMPYNMGWSSLSKETAINIEKALGGRKLLEVVPMVRETLERASSVPLRIAVTGDSGNGMSSFINALRGIGHDEEDSAPTGVVKTTQIPTCYSYPHFPNVELWDLPGTGAGTQSLENYLEEMKFSWYDLFIIIASEQFSMNLVKLAKAIQVLGKRFYIVWTKLDRDLSTSALLKERLLQNIQANIQENLQKERVFEPIIFLVSSFEPLLHDFPELRNTLNRDISDIRYCGPLKNLSHTYEKVISDKVTMFRGKIASKSFDTLGIWNADDLGECLIAYHLFFGVDDESLQQIAQSMGKAMEEYRAIMKSRDLHTIIRGDWAVSCMNCNTSSCLYTILRYIPLLGDFIINFLRKWKHRRLLEIVAEDTRTILKKILKDSII; from the exons ATGCAGAAGATCCTGCCCAGACAGACTCACAGATCAGAATCTTCATACACTGCAGTAAGAGTTGGAGGGAGTAAGAAGAACCAGAGAAAAGTCTTCCTCAGAGATCCTAATAAGACCAGAGAAGATTCACCAAGAGGTTACTGGGAGGCCTGCCCAGAGCTCCACTCGGACCTTAGCATGAAATCCTCACTGGAGACATGTGAG GTCACTCCACTGCTCAGCGATGTGACACAGCCCACCCACTCTCTTCACACACCATTACTTACATCCTCCAACTATGATATGCCATACAATATGGGCTGGAGTAGCTTATCTAAGGAGACTGCCATAAACATTGAAAAGGCCTTGGGAGGAAGGAAGTTGCTGGAGGTGGTCCCTATGGTCAGGGAGACCCTGGAGAGAGCATCCAGTGTCCCATTGAGAATTGCTGTGACTGGGGACTCTGGCAATGGCATGTCTTCTTTCATCAATGCACTGCGGGGAATTGGGCATGATGAGgaggattcagctcccacaggggTGGTAAAAACCACCCAGATTCCCACTTGCTACTCTTACCCCCACTttcccaatgtggaactgtggGACCTACCTGGAACAGGGGCAGGCACCCAAAGTCTGGAGAACTACCTGGAGGAGATGAAATTTAGCTGGTATGACCTCTTCATCATTATTGCATCTGAACAGTTCAGCATGAATCTTGTGAAGCTTGCCAAGGCCATCCAGGTCCTGGGAAAGAGATTCTACATTGTCTGGACCAAGCTGGACAGGGACCTCAGCACAAGTGCTCTCTTGAAAGAACGTCTCCTGCAGAATATTCAGGCGAATATTCAGGAAAATCTCCAGAAGGAGAGGGTTTTCGAACCCATCATATTCCTGGTCTCCAGCTTTGAGCCCTTATTGCATGACTTCCCAGAGCTTAGGAACACCTTGAACAGGGACATTTCTGATATCAGGTACTGTGGTCCCCTAAAGAATCTGTCCCACACTTATGAGAAGGTCATTAGTGACAAAGTGACCATGTTCAGGGGGAAAATAGCCTCAAAGTCTTTTGACACCCTTGGCATTTGGAATGCAGATGATCTTGGGGAGTGTCTGATAGCCTACCACTTGTTCTTTGGTGTGGATGATGAGTCTCTCCAACAGATAGCTCAGAGTATGGGGAAAGCCATGGAGGAGTACAGGGCCATTATGAAGTCTCGGGATCTGCACACTATCATTAGAGGGGACTGGGCAGTATCTTGCATGAATTGTAATACATCCTCTTGCTTATATACAATTCTGAGGTACATCCCACTGTTAGGCGACTTTATTATCAACTTTCTGAGAAAGTGGAAACACAGACGCCTCCTGGAAATAGTTGCTGAGGACACCAGAACCATCTtgaagaaaatcctgaaagactCCATCATCTGA